Proteins found in one Diorhabda sublineata isolate icDioSubl1.1 chromosome 9, icDioSubl1.1, whole genome shotgun sequence genomic segment:
- the LOC130448835 gene encoding TBC1 domain family member 23, producing MASPGEESHWINDLENALLEECSATDIYCICKGNALPDNLRSDVWQICLDVRDKGNQLDHFNEVYDLPNQTVLREDCANFVAKLGNEEDDKLSVISDLESIITFYCKSRNISYIRNNGWIELLAPILTLKTPRSTTYNLFEAIRDTFVPQSCQTDGNAFHILRLLLLYHDPELCSFLDTKRITPDQYCTSWFQSLFAATCNLEVVINMWDYYFQQSDPFFIFFLSLIMVVNARDQIISMKDESGDKIITSLSNMPCGLEADDVSDFCTLAQYYALKTPVSFRNDLLQTNYNTRGDNLVSQALCLPVTVHELVENTTHETTNVDAVRFFLVDCRPIEHYNAGHLPTAFHLDCNLMLQEPSAFATAVQGLLSAQRQALAHKSNAGGEHLCFLGSGRNEEDQYTHMVVASFLQKHTQYVSLLMGGYIAVHNYFSDNIDEFLQDHNAKNCVVCAPTFSLKIAQSIQKPSQSNDLFGKISAAMKSKSAEVKGKLIDYIVNPNGSPMPERHVSSTDKIGKRYRDVAPVFSIDDDHDNVANEHVDIEERQELVQIQAYLKKPEVIEHFPCQEVKVNGFMYKSHLIVTHTELVVLREIPDIKGAAEIIVKRPLSAIVKITARKRHPELITFKYGVPDGDNLKINDMDRFLIPNADKATKTVSDQILNQLKAKE from the exons ATGGCAAGCCCTGGGGAAGAAAGTCACTG gatTAATGATTTAGAAAATGCCTTGTTAGAAGAATGTTCAGCAACCgatatttattgtatttgtaaAGGTAATGCACTTCCAGATAATCTTAGGTCTGATGTATGgcag atATGCCTAGATGTTAGAGATAAGGGAAATCAATTGGATCATTTCAATGAAGTTTATGATTTACCAAATCAAACTGTACTAAGGGAAGACTGTGCAAATTTTGTAGCTAAATtaggaaatgaggaagatgaTAAATTATCCGTTATATCAGATTTGGAAtcaataattacattttattgtAAAAGCCGGAATATTTCATACATTAGAAATAATGGTTGGATAGAACTGTTAGCTCcaattttaacattaaaaacaCCAAGATCTACAACATATAACCTGTTTGAAGCAATAAGAGACACTTTTGTGCCTCAAAGTTGTCAAACTGATGGGAATGCATTTCACATTTTAAGATTACTACTTCTATATCACGACCCAGAATTATGTTCATTTTTAGACACAAAAAGAATAACACCAGATCAGTATTGCACCTCATGGTTTCAGTCACTTTTTGCTGCTACTTGTAATTTAGAAGTGGTGATTAACATGTGGGACTATTACTTCCAACAATCTGATCCtttctttatattctttttatCACTTATTATGGTGGTTAATGCTAGAGATCAGATAATTTCTATGAAAGATGAAAGTGGAGATAAAATAATAACCAGCCTTTCTAATATGCCATGTGGTCTTGAAGCAGATGATGTTTCGGACTTTTGCACTTTGGCACAATATTATGCATTAAAAACTCCAGTTTCTTTTCGTAATGATCTATTGCAGACCAATTACAATACCAGAGGGGATAACTTAGTTTCACAAGCTTTGTGTCTACCAGTTACTGTACATGAGTTAGTAGAAAATACAACTCATGAAACTACAAATGTAGATGCTGTTAGATTCTTTCTAGTTGATTGCAGGCCCATTGAACATTATAATGCTGGTCATTTGCCGACAGCTTTCCATTTAGATTGTAATTTAATGTTGCAAGAACCTAGTGCATTTGCTACAGCTGTACAAGGATTGCTCAGTGCTCAGAGGCAAGCACTAGCACACAAGTCTAATGCAG GTGGTGAACATTTATGCTTTTTGGGGTCAGGAAGAAATGAAGAAGACCAATATACACATATGGTGGTTGCATCTTTTCTTCAAAAACACACCCAGTACGTATCTTTATTAATGGGAGGCTACATTGCTGTGCATAATTATTTTTCGGATAACATCGATGAATTTCTACAAGATCACAATGCCAAAAACTGTGTAGTTTGTGCGCCTACATTCTCTTTGAAAATAGCACAAAGTATTCAAAAACCATCACAGTCCAACGATCTTTTCGGAAAAATTTCCGCTGCTATGAAATCAAAATCTGCAGAAGTTAAGGGTAAATTAATAGATTATATCGTAAACCCTAATGGTAGTCCTATGCCAGAAAGACATGTATCTAGTACTGATAAAATTGGGAAGAGATACAGGGATGTTGCTCCAGTATTCAGTATCGACGATGATCATGATAATGTAGCAAATGAA CATGTCGACATTGAAGAAAGGCAAGAACTCGTACAAATTCAGGCTTACCTAAAGAAACCAGAGGTTATTGAACACTTTCCTTGTCAAGAAGTCAAAGTAAATGGCTTCATGTACAAGAGTCACTTAATTGTTACACACACTGAATTGGTAGTTTTGAGAGAAATACCAGATATTAAAGGAGCTGCAGAAATAATCGTTAAACGACCATTATCAGCTATAGTGAAAATCACAGCTAGAAAACGACACCCCGAATTAATTACTTTCAAATATGGTGTACCAGATGgggataatttgaaaattaatgatatgGATAGGTTTTTAATACCAAATGCCGATAAAGCTACTAAAACCGTTTCCGACCAAATTCTCAATCAACTTAAAGCTAAGGAGTGA